The following nucleotide sequence is from Synchiropus splendidus isolate RoL2022-P1 chromosome 1, RoL_Sspl_1.0, whole genome shotgun sequence.
CTCCTCAAAAACCGTCaacaaatccctcattattggTTGGTGTCAATTCCACCACGTCACAAGATCGAGGCGGCATTTGACTCACTGATGAGGACCTTGACAGAAtaacaatgtattttatggtaTTAAATGGAGACAAAATTATGCTGAATATTTCAGTACAAGGAATGAACGgttttctccagagtgaatcTTCATATGCCTCCTCAGGTAACTCTTCTCTGAACATTTTGCGcattgggagcagatgaaaggtttttcaacAGTGTGAACTTTCATGTGACCTTTGAGAATGCCATTCCgtggaaaacattttcctcactgGGAGTAGATGacaggtttttcaccagtgtgaactgtGATGTGTTTCTTTAGTCCGCCGctctctgaaaaacatttaccacactgggagcagatgaaaggtttttcaccagtgtgaactctcatgtgtttttttagGTTGCTGTTGAGTGAAAAACCtttaccacactgggagcagatgaaaggtttttcaccagtgtgagttaTCATGTGTTGCTTTAGGTTGCTATTGactgaaaaaccttttccacactgggagcacaTGAAAGGTTTTTCGCCAGTGTGAACACTCATGTGATACTTTAATCCACAGCTGTCTGCATAACCTtctccacactgggagcagatgaaaggtttttcaccagtgtgaactctcatgtgtctCCTAAGTTTGCTGCTCTCTGAATAAGatttaccacactgggagcaaatgtaaggtttttcaccagtgtgagctcGCAGGTGTAGCTTTAGGTTGCTGTTGAGTGAAAAACCTTTACCAcacagggagcagatgaaaggtttttcaccagtgtgagttcGCATGTGGAGCTTTAGGCTGCTGTTAAATGGAAAATCTTTTCCACACAGGGAGCaattgaaaggtttttcacgaGTGTGCGTTCGCATGTGTTTATTTAGCCGGCTGTTgagtgaaaaaccttttccacactgggagcagatgaaaggtttttcaccagtgtgaacgcTCATGTGATCCTTTAGGCTGCTGTtgaatggaaaacattttccacactgagagcaggtgaaaggtttttcaccagtgtgagttcGCATGTGTTTATTTAGGCTGCTGTTGAATttaaaaccttttccacacagggagcagatgaaaggttttgcACCAGGGTGAATGCTCATGTGGCTCAACAGTTTTCTTCTGGTTTCAAAATGGTTCCCGCAAAGCAAACAAGTCGGAGGACCACCACAGGATTTCTTGCAATCTGTCAATTTAGCTTTCGATGTGCATTTCTTCCCACGTGTCGAGTCGATCAGTGATTTGTGATCAGCATCATCTGGCTCCTCTTTGACATCAACGTTTGGATTCTCAACAGAGATGGACCGACTGATTGACCGAGTGTTACTGgtctctctccagtcctcactgtcatcagtgtcagactcGGAACACATCTGGTGCGCAGGATGGAGAGATGCATCCAAGTAGCCAGCTGGTTCTGTTTTAAGTGGATAAAGCACATGATTAGGGCGATCATTTAGAATCAATAGTCATAATGAAACAATATTATCCTACATAATCTCATCATAAAGAGGAGCGCAAATAGTGCAAATACCTGCAGGCTCATGACAATTTAAAATATCTCGGGCTGATACGATCCCTAAATTAATTCGAGTAGCCTTGAGTAATCACAACGTCTGTCTGAAGAAGTTATCCCAGTAGAAAAACGTGAagagtaagcttcagtcagcagccagggtgggcattacaagtgatccGTGGACATCTGTGGCGACGCAATCTGACATCAGtgtgacaactcactatattgatgagtgGAACCTCATCTCggacgtactacagaccacagaggttGAAACTGACCATCGTTCTCCGTGTCTGGCTGAAATGTTGACGGCGGCATTAGAGCAGTGGGGGCTGGTGAGCAAAGACCCTGTCATGGTGACTGACAACGCTGCAAATATGGTGTGTGTGGTTGATATTATGGGGCTAAATCATGTGGGCTGCTTTGCATACATAATCAACCTCGCCTCGTAAGCCGGTCTCAAATGCCCAAATATTAATATAGTCTGTTTGGGAGAGTGAGGCACATTGCAAAGTTCTTTCACCGCAGTGCAACAGCCACCCGCATTCAAGCAGAAGTTACCGCAGATGAAAGCACACAAGCTCACAATTGATGTTGTGACCCGGTGGAACAGTGCTCTGGAAATGCTTGAACGCTTTCTGGTAGAAATGAAAAGGATCTGTGCAGCCTGAGAGAGGAGGGCGTAACGAATGCAGAAGATGTGGTTAGAGCTCTGAAGCCAATGAAAACAGCCACTGAAGTTATGCCCAAAGAAAAGTCCCCAACTCTCTCCGTCATCACACCCATGCATGCCCTGCAGCTGAAGGAAATGACCAGTCTCCCTGAAGACTCTAAAGTTGTTAAGGACATCAAGGATGAGATCAAGAAAAACCTCAGCACAAGGTaggcatgtgtgtgagtgagtgtgtgtggatggaAGCTGCATCGCACGCCTCAGCTCTCGATCCACGCTTCATAGCCCTCCCATTCCTCTGTGAAGAGGAGCAACAACACCTTTTCCAGACTCCTGACTGAAGTGGTCAGTGGGATGGAGGTAGCAGCACCTAATGCAAGTAATAATAAGAGACCTTGTGTGGAAAAATTAGAGCGAAGCAAATCCTGTTTCTGTACACGTACAAACATGTGCACCCCTGTATGCAATACACATTTGTTTACTTCTATGTCACACAGAAAGGTGATGCTGATGATAAAGCTGGTGGAGTGGAGTTTGAGTTGAAATCTCAACCCCCTGCACCTAACCCCAAACAATTCAGTGCCTTGGAGTGTCTCCTTGGAGAAGCCTACAGAGCAGGTGAGGAGAGTGGAGCACAGAAAACTCTGAAAAGCTGAAAAGGCAGCAGATGAAATCAAAAGGTACAGGGCGAGGAGACCTGCAGGACAATCCCCTCGACTGGTGACGagagaatgaaatgaagtgtcCTCATTTGGCTCATATGGCAAAGCGATATCTCTGTGTCCCCGGAACCACTGTTGCATtagagagggttttttttcgaCCACTGGCAATATCATCACAGCAAAAAGGAGTTGCCTCAGCCCCAGGCATGTGAATGATCTCTTGGAGAACAATCTTTCCATTCCCAAGTGATGGTAGTTGACTGTAGGGCAGTTTCTCTTAATCAAGTTCAATAATACTAATACTTTAATattaacctgaatcgagattggatcgaatcaaattgaattgaatcgtgataatagattctaagtcatgagaattgGAATCAacttcttgaaattagaatggATACCCAGGCGTAGCTGTGACCTTTCTCCGACTCGTGACTGATGCTCCGTCGCCACGTCAACAATGCCGCATCATTCTGCTTCAGAGCAGCCGAGTTACCTACTCCCTGAACAAACGGCAGTATCTTGAATACCGTAGCAgatagcgaaaaaacgaggctgTCGTCTGTACCTGAGCTGAATTTCATGTGTCTACAGTTTGGTCAGGATGGCGAGTTGAGAACGAGTATCTTTGCTGCGATTATCAAGCAGCAGAAACTGAGCTCCTATGCATTTTCAAAAACGGGATTTGTTGGTGACTTTCACGAGAGAGGACAGGTTTGACTACAAAACCggagattttcatgtttatgCGCCCCACTGTTTGGCTACAATAGCAGTTCAAAAAGTCGAACATGACCGGATTTCgactgctctgctccactctaCCCAGCCTGACTGCTCACTCTAACCTTTCGATTTTTGTCAAATCTCGGGTTCTTTGAGGCCGATTTGTGGGCAAACGATATGACTTGGCTCTGATCTTTTTTTAGGGTGACAGAGGACGAGTGCGGCTCCGTTTTGAGCACTCACGATTATTAAAAACACTCACGATGttaacacaaaaacaacaatcacAAATGTTCCCCGGCTCATCCAAACATCATGAAAGAGGATACCACtttgtcatatttttgttgCGCAGGAGTGATATTGTAGTGGTAATATTATTCATCTGATTAAtcaattaataaaaaagaaCACTGTAGACGGTGGATCACCCAATTACTTATTTGTGATCATTATTTGATTGCTGTCATTCATTCTCAGCGATGTTGAGTATTTATAGTTTCTATTATTTTCAGCAAATCGTCGCAGACATGGAGTGGATACATTTCCCATACAACACCATTGTGTGATCCTGAGCAAGCGGCTGAGCTAAC
It contains:
- the LOC128752270 gene encoding gastrula zinc finger protein XlCGF57.1-like; this encodes METETAEPAGYLDASLHPAHQMCSESDTDDSEDWRETSNTRSISRSISVENPNVDVKEEPDDADHKSLIDSTRGKKCTSKAKLTDCKKSCGGPPTCLLCGNHFETRRKLLSHMSIHPGAKPFICSLCGKGFKFNSSLNKHMRTHTGEKPFTCSQCGKCFPFNSSLKDHMSVHTGEKPFICSQCGKGFSLNSRLNKHMRTHTREKPFNCSLCGKDFPFNSSLKLHMRTHTGEKPFICSLCGKGFSLNSNLKLHLRAHTGEKPYICSQCGKSYSESSKLRRHMRVHTGEKPFICSQCGEGYADSCGLKYHMSVHTGEKPFMCSQCGKGFSVNSNLKQHMITHTGEKPFICSQCGKGFSLNSNLKKHMRVHTGEKPFICSQCGKCFSESGGLKKHITVHTGEKPVIYSQ